One Cryptomeria japonica chromosome 9, Sugi_1.0, whole genome shotgun sequence genomic window carries:
- the LOC131053355 gene encoding vacuolar protein sorting-associated protein 55 homolog — MADIPGHLQACLHSFRLAALAILFSGGIVLQILACALYSNWWPMLTATMYIIMPMPLLFFGGGDSSFANSADAGGWVDIAKFLTGASVIGSIAIPSILKHADVIGLGAMFLVFSSLFVFGLTAYFYILMNSEDEHSYGYI; from the exons ATGGCAGACATTCCAGGTCACTTGCAGGCATGCTTGCATTCATTCAGACTTGCTGCCTTGGCGATTCTGTTTTCTGGCGGAATTGTTTTGCAAATACTG GCTTGTGCTTTATACAGTAACTGGTGGCCGATGCTAACGG CCACTATGTATATAATAATGCCAATGCCGCTTTTAttttttggaggtggagattctTCATTTGCTAATTCCGCAGATGCTGGGGG ATGGGTGGATATAGCAAAATTCTTGACTGGGGCTTCTGTAATTGGCAGTATTGCAATACCTTCTATCCTAAAACATGCTGATGTTATTGGATTGGGAgccatgtttttggtattttcatcACTTTTTGTGTTTGGTTTGACAGCATATTTTTATATTCTCATGAATAGTGAGGACGAGCATAGTTATGGCTATATCTGA